Proteins encoded within one genomic window of bacterium:
- a CDS encoding putative peptidoglycan glycosyltransferase FtsW produces MRKTDTNIGLITLILIGIGIIMVYSSSAFSALRLMDTSTFFLKKQLIPLGIGAILCIVVSKIDYHWWGKYSYLILGLTLLLLLFVLLFGPSIHGTRRWLRFKWFSIQPSELAKLGVIIFTANFISTNDISDLKKGIIPLLSVLGIVFLLIGLEPSFGMLAVLCITCFVLLFLGGAKVLHLLILLLIIIGMGFAFLTQFAYARLRFLNFFSHDSYQLRQSIYGVGAGGLFGVGLGNSRAKLLFLPEPYTDFIFSIIGEELGFIGASLVSVLFLLLLIRGIKVGNHAPDRLGFLLATGFSFAIFISAIFHIGVTCGIFPTTGLPLPFISFGGSNLLVNLIGIGILLNISRIGNLKLKTQMLRLQLKNQNF; encoded by the coding sequence ATGAGGAAGACAGATACTAACATTGGACTTATCACTCTTATCCTCATAGGTATAGGTATTATAATGGTTTATTCTTCTTCTGCTTTCTCAGCTTTGAGGTTAATGGATACAAGTACATTTTTTCTAAAAAAGCAGCTTATCCCATTAGGAATTGGTGCTATTTTATGTATAGTGGTATCCAAAATTGATTATCATTGGTGGGGCAAGTATTCCTACCTAATTTTAGGACTCACTTTATTACTCCTTCTATTCGTTCTTTTATTTGGTCCATCTATCCATGGGACACGTAGATGGTTGAGATTTAAATGGTTTTCTATCCAGCCCTCTGAGCTCGCAAAGCTTGGTGTTATAATATTCACTGCTAATTTTATTTCAACAAATGATATAAGTGATTTAAAGAAGGGTATTATTCCACTTCTTAGTGTTCTTGGGATTGTTTTCTTACTTATTGGGTTAGAGCCATCTTTTGGAATGCTTGCCGTTCTTTGTATTACTTGTTTTGTACTTTTGTTTTTGGGTGGTGCAAAGGTGTTACACCTTTTAATTCTTCTATTAATTATTATAGGAATGGGATTTGCTTTTCTCACCCAGTTTGCATATGCAAGATTGCGGTTCTTAAATTTCTTCTCACACGATAGTTACCAATTAAGGCAATCAATTTATGGTGTAGGAGCTGGTGGCTTATTTGGTGTGGGATTAGGTAATAGTAGGGCAAAACTACTATTCCTACCTGAACCTTATACGGATTTTATATTTTCTATAATTGGTGAAGAACTTGGCTTTATAGGGGCCAGTTTGGTTTCAGTTTTGTTTTTACTTCTCTTAATTAGGGGTATAAAGGTTGGGAATCATGCCCCTGACCGATTAGGCTTCTTGCTTGCCACTGGTTTCAGTTTTGCAATCTTTATTTCAGCTATCTTTCATATTGGGGTAACATGTGGTATTTTCCCAACTACAGGGCTACCACTCCCATTCATATCGTTTGGGGGGTCAAACCTTTTAGTTAATTTAATAGGTATCGGTATATTGTTAAATATAAGTCGTATAGGAAATTTAAAGCTTAAAACTCAAATGTTAAGACTGCAACTAAAAAATCAAAACTTTTAA